One Streptomyces fagopyri DNA window includes the following coding sequences:
- a CDS encoding ArnT family glycosyltransferase codes for MTTQPDTSRQHDGRPPADPAPAGRPPAGQGGPAPREPFAPGVLPGSGEPRRPFLHRVRRGRPEDPGWVRPAFLGLLVATGLLYLYDLSASGYANSFYSAAVQAGSQSWKAFFFGSLDSANAITVDKPPASLWPMALSVRVFGLSSWAILVPEALMGVATVGVLYAALRRRFGPAAGLIAGAVLALTPVAALMFRFNNPDAMLALLMTVTVYCVIRGLEDGRTKWLVRAGVAVGFAFLAKTLQAFLILPPLAVLYAVCAPVSLRKRFAQIGLSAGAMAVAGGWWVAIVELWPASSRPYIGGSQNNSFLELTFGYNGLGRINGDETGSVGGGGGGGGTGQWGETGWDRMFDSEIGGQISWLLPAALILLVAGLVLTRKAKRTDLTRGSFLAWGGSLLMTMVVFSYMAGIFHQYYTVALAPYLAAVVGMGATVLWEERGKVWASLTLAGAVTASAAWGYVLLNRTSDYLPWLRWLVLVGGLTGALGLVFVTRLGRRLALAAAGLGIVAAVAGPTAYTLSTVNTGHSGSIVTAGPSGASMMGGRGGPGGGTRGGFPGGGQNQPNGNGNGTQRNGQPGGGTGGPPTGGTGGFPGQNQQGNGNTQGQNRQGGMPGGGTGDGGMGGGGGAGGLLNGANVSSAARTLLSKNAGDYTWAAAAIGSQNSASYQLATGKPVMAIGGFNGTDPSPTLAQFKKYVADGRIHYFISGGGVGGGMGGGGTTSASSGISSWVTATFKKVTAGSATFYDLTQPAG; via the coding sequence ATGACCACTCAGCCCGACACGAGCCGTCAGCACGACGGGCGTCCCCCCGCGGACCCGGCCCCCGCCGGGCGTCCGCCCGCCGGTCAGGGCGGCCCGGCCCCGCGGGAGCCCTTCGCACCCGGCGTCCTTCCCGGGTCCGGTGAGCCCCGGCGGCCCTTCCTCCACCGCGTCCGGCGCGGCCGGCCCGAGGACCCCGGCTGGGTGCGCCCCGCCTTCCTGGGGCTGCTCGTCGCCACCGGCCTGCTCTACCTGTACGACCTGAGCGCCTCCGGATACGCCAACTCCTTCTACTCCGCGGCCGTCCAGGCCGGCAGCCAGAGCTGGAAGGCCTTCTTCTTCGGCTCGCTCGACTCGGCCAACGCCATCACCGTCGACAAGCCCCCGGCCTCGCTGTGGCCGATGGCCCTGTCGGTACGCGTCTTCGGCCTCAGCTCGTGGGCGATCCTCGTCCCCGAGGCGCTCATGGGCGTCGCCACGGTCGGTGTCCTGTACGCGGCGCTGCGCCGCCGGTTCGGCCCGGCGGCCGGTCTGATCGCGGGCGCGGTGCTCGCGCTCACTCCCGTCGCCGCGCTGATGTTCCGGTTCAACAACCCGGACGCGATGCTCGCGCTGCTCATGACCGTCACGGTCTACTGCGTGATCCGCGGCCTGGAGGACGGCCGGACGAAGTGGCTGGTGCGGGCGGGTGTCGCGGTCGGCTTCGCGTTCCTCGCCAAGACGCTCCAGGCGTTCCTGATCCTGCCGCCGCTGGCCGTGCTGTACGCGGTGTGCGCACCGGTGAGCCTGCGGAAGCGGTTCGCGCAGATCGGCCTCTCGGCGGGGGCGATGGCCGTCGCCGGCGGCTGGTGGGTCGCGATCGTCGAGCTGTGGCCCGCGTCCTCCCGGCCGTACATCGGCGGCTCGCAGAACAACTCGTTCCTGGAGCTGACCTTCGGCTACAACGGGCTCGGCCGGATCAACGGCGACGAGACCGGCAGCGTCGGCGGAGGCGGCGGCGGAGGCGGCACCGGACAGTGGGGCGAGACCGGCTGGGACCGGATGTTCGACTCCGAGATCGGCGGCCAGATCTCCTGGCTGCTCCCGGCGGCCCTGATCCTGCTGGTGGCGGGGCTCGTCCTCACCCGGAAGGCGAAGCGGACCGACCTGACGCGGGGATCGTTCCTGGCCTGGGGCGGCTCGCTGCTGATGACCATGGTCGTCTTCAGCTACATGGCCGGCATCTTCCACCAGTACTACACGGTGGCGCTGGCCCCCTACCTCGCGGCCGTGGTCGGCATGGGCGCGACGGTGCTGTGGGAGGAGCGGGGCAAGGTGTGGGCGTCGCTCACCCTGGCCGGCGCGGTCACCGCGTCCGCGGCCTGGGGGTACGTCCTCCTCAACCGCACCTCCGACTACCTGCCCTGGCTCAGGTGGCTGGTCCTCGTCGGCGGTCTGACGGGCGCGCTCGGCCTGGTCTTCGTGACCCGGCTCGGCCGCCGTCTGGCGCTCGCGGCCGCCGGGCTGGGCATCGTGGCGGCCGTCGCGGGCCCGACGGCGTACACGCTCTCCACGGTGAACACCGGCCACTCCGGTTCCATCGTGACGGCCGGTCCGTCCGGGGCGAGCATGATGGGCGGCCGCGGCGGTCCCGGTGGCGGTACGCGGGGCGGCTTCCCCGGCGGCGGCCAGAACCAGCCCAACGGCAACGGCAACGGCACCCAGCGGAACGGGCAGCCGGGCGGCGGTACGGGCGGACCCCCGACCGGCGGCACCGGTGGCTTCCCCGGCCAGAACCAGCAGGGCAACGGGAACACCCAGGGCCAGAACCGGCAGGGCGGCATGCCCGGCGGCGGTACGGGTGACGGCGGTATGGGCGGAGGCGGTGGCGCCGGCGGTCTGCTGAACGGCGCGAACGTCAGCTCCGCGGCCAGGACGCTGCTGTCGAAGAACGCCGGCGACTACACCTGGGCGGCCGCGGCCATCGGTTCGCAGAACTCGGCGAGCTACCAACTGGCCACCGGGAAGCCGGTGATGGCGATCGGCGGGTTCAACGGCACCGACCCGTCCCCGACCCTGGCCCAGTTCAAGAAGTACGTGGCCGACGGAAGGATCCACTACTTCATCTCGGGCGGCGGCGTGGGCGGTGGCATGGGCGGCGGCGGCACCACTTCCGCCTCCTCCGGGATCAGTTCGTGGGTCACGGCCACCTTCAAGAAGGTGACGGCCGGTTCGGCCACCTTCTACGACCTGACGCAGCCGGCGGGCTGA